From the genome of Marinicella rhabdoformis:
TGGTAACTTGATTGCCGTAAATAAAACAACGGGTGCGATGGTCTATTCAACAGATGACCCCAGTTATGATTGGCATGGTTACTCGACCAATCGAGCTGTAATTTTAGGAGGTTATGACACAGCCATCGTATCGGACCAACGAAATTATACCGGTCACATTAGCGTTTTCGACCGCATAACAGGCGACTTGTTATGGACCCACATTTCAGAGTACCAAAACCAAATGGCGGCATCCAATGGGATATTGTATTCTCAGTCCAGGAATGGTGTTTTATATGCTTTTGAAGAACGTTCTGGCCTGGCGCTATGGAATTTCACCTTACCGCTTGGCGACGGATTCTTAAACAACATGATTGTTACCAATGAACACATCATTGCCTCAGGTGGGAATCAAACCTACTTCATTAACATCAACGCCCAAAGCATAGACTTCACCATACCCATGTCTGGTGAAAAAGAACTGAATGAAAACAATGAACTATTAATCACTTCAGACGAAGGCGTTATCAAAGCTTTTAAACTCTTGGGTGACTTTATCTTCAAAACCTCATTCTAAAAAGCCGAACGTGTAATAAAAAAAGCGCTGACACCAGCGCTTTTTTTATGCATGTCCCGTCTTGAATTAATGTTCCACACTGATTATTTCACAATAACTCAATCAGATTGAGACCTGTAAAGTATTTTGTTGATAATATAAAATCACCTAAATGCCCTAAATTAGTCATAAACCGCGGCACACTTCACAGCTTATTTCTGCTTCAAGGCGTAGAATAACTTATTTGGTTTTGGGGTGAGCGCAATGAACACATTAACAAAAACAATTTTTCTACTGACGTTTTCGGTATCAGTTTTTGCTGGGAGCGTTAACATCAACAACCCCATCATGTTTGTCACCCAATTTCCAATAGCAGAAGACTTTGCTACCATTGGTTCAACTTTTGCCAACCACATTACACGCATGAACAGGGTCGCTCGTGGCGGTGATTTGTATATCCGCTACCCAGATGGCACATTGCGCAATTTAACTCGAGAAGCGGGTTTTGGTGTTGTTGGCCACCAAAATGAAAACGCCATTGCGGTTCGCGATCCTTATGTGCATTGGAGTGGCAACAAAGCACTGTTCAGTATGGTCATCGGCGCACCTGAACAATACGATTACAATCCCTATTATTGGCAAATTTACGAAATCTCTGGATTTGGCCAAGGTGAAACCATAAACATCGCCCGTGTCAATGGGCAAGCCAGTACTTACAACAACATCACCCCCATCTACGGGTCTGATGATGCCATCATTTTTACATCAGACATGCCAAGAACAAAAAACCGATTCAACTACCCACAACACGACGAATACGAATCAACCCCGACCAATACTGGCCTTTGGAAACTGGTTAACGGCCACCCCACATTGATGCAACATGCACCCTCAGGCTCATTCAGCCCTTTTATCGACAGCTTTGGTCGTTTGGTTTTCACCCGCTGGGATCATTTACAAAGAGACCAACAAGCTTCACCAACAAACTACGACGGCCGATTCAACTACAGTAACGAAAATCCAGGAGCCACTCCGCTTAATACGATTGAAGAGGTCTTTCCAGAACCACGCCCTGCTGAAACATCTTTGTTACAAGGCACAAATCTGATCGGTAACCGCATCAACCATTTCTTCCCATGGCAATTGAACCAAGACGGCACCGAAGAAGAAACATTGAACCACGTTGGACGACATGAATTTCACAGCTATTTCGACCGCAGCATGAATGATGATGGTAATTTAGTTGAATTCATTCCAGGCATCAGCAGACCAAACCAGAACAGCATCCTCAACACTTTTCAAATGGACGAAGACCCGAACCAAGCAGGTCGTTACCTCGCCATAGAAGCACAGGAATTCGGCACACATTCAGGCGGCCAATTAATTGCCTTTAATCTGCCTGTCGGAGCAAACCCAGCACAAGTTCAAGTGGACTACCTCAGCCACATAGCCACACGAAATTTTGTCCTTGATGGTGGTAATGTACCACCCGAGCACGTCGGATTTTTCAGAGATCCCATCACCATGCGAGACGGTCAAGTTTTTGCATCTCATACATCAGAAACCCACCAAGCTGGAAACGATGGCACACGTGCCAACCCACAACCTCGCTACGACTTCACCATCAAAAAATTGTCAATGAACCAAAGTAATTACATGATTCCAGACGAACGCCTTACCAGTTTAGGCAACGTCACCATCACATACTACGACCCCGATGTACTGGTCAATTACACAGGACCCTTGTGGGAGTTACAGCCTGTAGAAGTCGTCAACAGAACCGTACCACCGATGACCGAAGAAACCCTGCTCGACCCAGAAGCTCAAATTTTCGCTGAAGAAAGCATTGATGCCGATTTATTCAAAAGCTATTTAAGAACTAACAACCTCGCCGTCGCCGTGATGCGCGACGTCACCACCCGCGACGAATTAGACAAACAACAACCCTATAACCTCAAAGTCGCTGGCAGTCCTCACCAAACCATTGGAACAGGCGGCACCTTATATGAAATGTCACACATGCAATTCGTTCAAGCCGATCAAATTCGCGGCTCAGGCGGTACCGCAAATCCAGATGCCGGACAACGCGTCATAGCACAATTCCTCCATGACCCAAAAGCCATGGACAACAACATCCCACTTACTGGTGCACCTGAAGGCAGCGCAGAAATCTACCCAGACGGTTCAGTCGCCTACTTCGTACCCGCACGCCGCGCTGTCAGCTGGCAATCCTTAGCACCCGATGAAACGCCTGTCGTACGCGAACGTTACTGGATTACTTTTCAGCCCGGAGAAATCCGTGCTTGCGGTGGCTGTCATGGCGTCAATGAACAAGACCAAGCAGGACAACTGCCCTCAGTCATCAAACCCGAAGCCTTCAGACAACTGCTGCGCTACTGGGATGCTAACTTTGAAGACCTCATCTTCGCCAATAGCTTTGAAACCGATTGAATAAAACACAAGGCCGTAAGGTGGGCTCAAGTCCACCCTACATTTTTTAGATTAAATAAGCTTGCTTTTCAGGAATTTCACATCCCTTATGCCCTACTTTAAACTCAAAAGCAGTGCCTGTCTGATTATCGAAACTTATGCTGCTGTATTTGAAAAACCAGTCTGTTCTTATCACTGTAATTGATTGATACCAGTCTGGTAATCTGTGTACCAAGTTTTACCTTGATCTTTGCTGACCTGCAAGTCTCCATTAATACAACTTAAGTATATTTGCGAGGCGGTTGAGATTTCAGGGACAAATGTTGAGCACCTTTGTGGGATTGAACTGACCTTGTTGGCTTCATCATTGGGCAAAGCTTCATTAATAGAACCATAGTACAAATACAATTGATAGGGCTTCTTAAAGCTTTTTAGGCGGTAAGAACCTTTTTTATATCTTTTGATTGGACTGGAAATCAGAAACATGTTGTTTTCATCAACAACAAATACATCCCGAGTATAATTAAAACCACTGACAAAAAAATCCCTGGGCTTTCCTGAGTACACCTTTTTATCTTTTGAGCCGCTTGTCATTTGAATCGAAGTTTTATTGAATCCCAAACTTTTTTTCACTACATAGCCATTAGACTGAATTACGTCTTCATGTTGGTTATAAGCATCAACTCGGTAATTTATGTTTTCTAATTTATGAGAAGCCACTTCCCTTAAATTAGAAAAATTTGAACTTAACTCGTAAGTATATCCCCTTCTACCAGGCATATGAACTGACAACTGTATCACTTCATCTGTGACTTGAATATTCATGACACTCGCTTCAATTGGTAACAAATCCAAAGAACGCCAACTCATCAAATCTTCACTGAAAAGTACAGCACCATATTCACCTCCGATGACATAACCATTAGCGACTTTGGCGATGGCATTGTATTGTTGCACCCTGCCCGTATTGAACTGTTGCCATTGACCAGCTCCAACCTTTCTAGAAATCAAACCATGTCGGTGCAGCATGATACGTTCTTCACTGTTTTGCTGATAAAAATATTTAAAAGGCAGACCACTCATAAGTTCAGGTGGTTGTATAGAACCTGATTTATCTACTTCAGGCTGATATAAAGCCACACTTGAAAATATGCTTTTATATTTATTCAAAAGTAAAGCCGCTAAATCTAAACCATCATCTTGTACTTGTACCATGGAAAACGACTTAACTACGCTATAATTATTAATACCATGATGCTGAGGAAAGAGTAATACGGTTCCCACATCCGTTATCTGATTCAGCACCACTTCGAAGGCAACTTCATTATGATTCGCTTTAACCGCATGAGTTTCATGGAAAATAACACAGCCAGCATACTCGGTATCTTCATAAACATCTTCAACCACATATCGACCTGGTTTTAAATATCCACCAAACACCACTGAGGCATACTTTCTAGCGGCATTAACAGGCAACAAACGAAAAGACTTGCCACTACTTACATTTTTTACCGTAACAAAATCCCAGTTTGACAAGCCGCGTTGATAATTAGAATTGGTAGAAATTTGTAATACTACCAGCCCATGTTGTGTACCATCAAAAGATTCAATCTTTACTACCTTATCACCAAATAAACCTGCATTCGCCCCAAAAACAAGCAGCAGCAGTAAAATCAAGAGCCCTTTTTTTATCATAATCAATCCTATTAAGTGAGTACCAATAAATGGCAAATTCAATCTGTTATTGTATAATTTATCGCGGTTTTTTTGGGTGGATAATTAAGCATTTTTCACTTCTCTCACCAGCATCTTAATGCCCTAAAGACCCAACATTTGAAAGGAATACTCAGCTTTGTAAGGTGGGCTTTGCCCACCACATTAATTGGTGATATTAGTTAGTAAAACCACCTAACGATTTATCGAAAATTTTAACTCTTGTTGTCCCGTGCCGCAAATTGGAACTTAAAAACCATCACCCACATATTGCTCAACACGTCAATCAAAGGCCGAGTTTTTTCTTTAAATAATCACTGGTCAAATGTTTGGAAATGTCCATGGGATCACATTGTGTTTTACCAGAATTGACCGCAATCGGTCCAATTTGATTCGCCACTTTCAATGCCGCTTGGTTCAAAACCACACTCCTTTTCCCTATCCCCATCAGTGCACCACCCATAGACAAATGAACACTGCTGTCTTCATCTTTATAAGAACCTTCTATCTGATTGATAAAACTCATAAAATACGTCTCATCAGGCGCAGCTTTCTTGGTTGATTTAGACAACTCATAAACAAAACCATAAGCACAACGTCGCCTGACAGGATCATCACTTTCAACCCACTTACTGGCCATTTCATCAATAAATTTCGTCTTCGCCACCGGCGCACCACAAGCCGAATATACATGCACCATCATGCCAAAATCCAAATCCTCAACCTGCGATTCCATTTGCTCAGTTGTAATCAACTTTGGATCATCAATCAAAACCCCAATCACTTTCATGTCATAACAATCACTGGCCCACAAATCCATCGCCAAATCATGATCCTTACCCACCTGCTTGGCCAGTTTACGCAAAACAGTCAACCCAATACCAAAACTGCTGTAAGGACTGTCAGGAAACATCTCCTGCCAATTATCAATTCCCCGCTGATTCTGATTCGCCTCCAACAACGCCAACACACTCGCTTTATCCATACCACCACCCCAAAATTAACCAATAAATTAACCAACTAATACTATACGCCACCCAAACTAATTTCATAAACTTAAAAAGCAAAATTTGGTAGGGTGGCTTTGCCTACCACAGCATACCGTTGCAGAACGTTATCTCATTTTTTGGAGTAAATGTGAAGATTTTGAACAATTGCTTATGGCTTGAAATGCCTACAAGGTTTTTTCTCGTTCCTCAATCTCCTGATTGGGAATGCATAGTGCTACTGAAGTCTTAAAGGCCTTACTGAGGGAATGCATAGAGCTACTGCTGCCCTAAAGGCGCAACTGTTGGTAAAAATGCACAGAGTTTTTTATGCCAAACAGCCTCCTCAAGGGTTTCGACAAGCTCAACCATCTTGAATTAAAATTTTTGGGGCGGGCTCTGCTCACCACAGTCATACCATTCAACAACGGTATCCAATTTTGTAGGGCGGGCTCTGCTCACCACGTAACATAGCAATATTGGTGGACAGAGCCTACCCTACTATTTTACTGAGCTTGCAAGCTATTATGATTTTTTCGCTGAGAAGCAGGGGAATTTAATTTTGATTTTTGGCTTTGAGGCTGTCCTCTGATTTGACATTTTAAGACACTTTTTTTAGCTTTATTCTGCCGTTGAGTTGCAATCAAATGGAAAGGAGATCTTCGGGTCAAGCCCGAAGATGACGTTAGGTGGGAATGTCAGTTCTATGCTAGGTCCTTCGGCTTCGCTCAGGATGACAGGATTTTTTTGAGCTATTACCGTCATACCGTTGCAGAACGGTATCCAGTGTTTTGAAATAAGTGTTGTAATCTTGGGTAGTGACGTATGGAACGCTTCGCGTTGTTTGCTATGCAAACTGGATACCGACCTACGTCGGTATGACGGTAGATAGGAATTGGTGGGCGGAGACCACCCTACTTTTTTGTGGGTTGGTGTATGAGGTCCTTCGGCTTCGCTCAGGATGACAGGATTTTTTTCAATCAAAGCCATTGGCGAAGATGAAGTCGATGATGTATTCGTAGGCACCGATGTCGAGTGTGCCGTCGTTGGGTCTTATTTGGGCGTTTTGGTGTTTGAGGTAGCTTTGGGTTACGTCGTGGTCTGGTAGCAAGGATTGCGGGATGGTGTCGCCTTGGTCTATGACGGGTGCGCTGGTTGTGAGGCCGTAGTCTTGGGTGTTTTCGTTGAGGAAGCCGGGGGCGGTTCCGGTGAGGTTGAAGCCTTGGTTGTTGACGCTGCCGTTGATGGTGTCGTGGCTGTTTCTGTAGTCGGTTTTTATCCAGTTGTGGTGGTAGTTGAACGTGCCGTTACCGCCCATCAAGGCCAAGCGGTTACCTGAGGCTGTGCCGTAGTAGATGTTATTGAAGGCTTCTATGGTTTCGTCATTGGTAGACAGGCGCACCCATGTGGTGTTTCCGCTTCGTGTTGAGACCAGTGTGTTGTTGTAAAAATAGAGTGTGCCTTTGCGGTAGTCAGCGATAATGTCACCGTCGCCACCGTAATGGACCATTTGTGAATTACCTGCACCATCGGGCTCTATCAAAATGTTGCCATATACATGAGTTGTGCTATAGCTGGGGTGGTTGACCAGTACAGATGAGTCTTCGGCATCGACCAAGTCGAGTTGTCTGTTGCCGCTTTCAATCCAGTTATACCGCACCACCAAGCCTGCCGAACGGTCTTTGAGGTTGTTTCCGCCTGCACCCTGTCTCAATGGGCCAAAGCGGTTGTACTGGAATGTGATGTCAATGGCGGCTGAATAATTGTTGTGTTCATAGAATCTGTTGATCACGCCGTTACCATGGATGTGGTTTTTTTCTATTAATATGTGCTGTGTTTGGCCACCATTGGCACCGATGAACAGGCCGTTTCCTGAGTCGGTCAAGGTGCAGTTGCGGATGGTTAGGTTTGCTGCTTTTTCGACGTAGATGCTGGCGGCGTTGTTGCTGTAGCTTTCTGTGCCGCCTTGGTCATTGGTGAAGCTGTAATCGACATAGCCTGAACGCACTTCGAGGTTGTCGATGATGATGTGTTGTGGCAAGCCGTCGCTGGGTGTGTTTGAGCCACCGATTTTTATCACACCACGTTTTTCGTTCCAAAAGTTAACGCTGGAAACGGTTGTTGCACCATTACCGTCTATCACGGGCTGCTGTCCTTGTGGCCCGTTGACACCGATGATTTCAATGGGGTTTTGGGCGGTACCCTGAGCATTTATAACCCACTTTTCTTTGTAAGGTTGATTGCGCCAGTGGATATACACGCGGTCCCCTGCTTGTAAGTTGGCCCAGTTGACGTCGTCAATTTGTGACAGGGCTTGGTTCGGCCCAATGCGGTAATCGGTTGATTGTGCTTGGCCCACAACAAATTGAATTGTGATCAACAACGCGGCCCAAATTTTCAAGTTATGTTTCATATACACCTCAAATACTGAAAAACAGCTTAGCATTTGAGGTGCTTGTTTTTTGTTAATCTAATCTCAATTACGAGAATGAGGCATTCTATTCAAAAGTGTCCTGCATGTTTTCGATACTGGCCTCTACTTTTCTGGGTTTTGAAAAATAGGCAATGTGGTAAACCGCCTCACCTTCTTGCACCAATGGAATGTTTTGTTTACCTATGATGATACCGTCTGCGTGGCTGTGAATGTAGGAACTGACATCGCCCAAAGGCTTTTTAATTTCCGCCAACACATCACCTTCTTCGACACGATCACCCAGTTCTTTTTTGTGAATCACAAACCCACTGTCTGAAGCCCTGACCCAACCACTGTTACGTGCGACAAAAGGTTCCACAGGGGCTTTTTTGCTTCGCAGCTTGGGTAGCATGTTCAAATGGCGCAATACATTGGTGATGCCTTTGACGCCAACTTTGATAGACAATTCATCAAAGCGCAGTGCTTGTCCTGCCTCGTATAACAACATCGGAATACCATATTCAGCGGCACATTGTCGCAATGAACCGTCCCTCAAATTTGAATTAACCAATACCGGTACAGCAAAGGCTTTGGCCAAGCCAAAAGTCACTTCGTCATCTAAATTGGCCCGAATTTGCGGCAGGTTACTGCGATGAATGGCCCCCGTATGTAGGTCAATTCCATAATCGGATTTTGACACCACTTCTTGCATAAACAAGTGGGCTATGCGACCGGCCAATGACCCTTTTGCAGACCCTGGAAAGCAACGATTCAAATCACGGCGATCAGGCAGGTATCGGCTTTGGTTCAAAACACCGTAACCATTGACCATCGGTACAGCGATTAAAGTACCCTTCAGTGAGTTAATCGTTTTACTTTTAATCAACCTGCTGATGATTTCTATGCCGTTCAGTTCATCACCATGTATCGCCGCACTGACGAATACTGTGGGCCCCGGTTTTTTACCGCGCTTGACATAAATCGGTATGTTCATGCTCGTGTCGGTATACAACCGAACCGTCGGCAGCTCTATTTTCTTGGTTTCGCCTGGCAATATGTCATGCCCACCAATAACCAGCACATCTTCTGTTTTATTCTGTTTAGCCATTCAGCCTAATCCTCTAGAATAATAGAACACAAACCATATGTGTTCAGCCCATCGATTATAAAGTTAAAATTTCAAATTAAACAGCTTATTTATTCGCCAGATAGCACAAACAGTGAAGTGTTTCATCCGTTCACGACATGAGTTGTTAATTCGTACTTAATATTTTTTTAATTATTTAGGTGTTATAGTTATGACACTCTTAAAATAGAAAAAACATGCCAAGAATTTTATTTATTGTTGCTGCTTTGATGTCGTTTGTTGATGCCAAGGCGCAAAACATCAACATTCAACCCAGCTCACCCAATGATGAAAGCCTGATTTCGATAATTACTGCTTATAGTTGCGATATTAATACCGAAAGCATGACCCATTCAATCAATGGTTTTGTCATTGAATTTGATATTGAAGTGGATTACATTTTAAACAACCCGCTTTGTATGGTGGATCCACCGCCACC
Proteins encoded in this window:
- a CDS encoding succinylglutamate desuccinylase/aspartoacylase family protein; translation: MAKQNKTEDVLVIGGHDILPGETKKIELPTVRLYTDTSMNIPIYVKRGKKPGPTVFVSAAIHGDELNGIEIISRLIKSKTINSLKGTLIAVPMVNGYGVLNQSRYLPDRRDLNRCFPGSAKGSLAGRIAHLFMQEVVSKSDYGIDLHTGAIHRSNLPQIRANLDDEVTFGLAKAFAVPVLVNSNLRDGSLRQCAAEYGIPMLLYEAGQALRFDELSIKVGVKGITNVLRHLNMLPKLRSKKAPVEPFVARNSGWVRASDSGFVIHKKELGDRVEEGDVLAEIKKPLGDVSSYIHSHADGIIIGKQNIPLVQEGEAVYHIAYFSKPRKVEASIENMQDTFE
- a CDS encoding DNA alkylation repair protein; its protein translation is MDKASVLALLEANQNQRGIDNWQEMFPDSPYSSFGIGLTVLRKLAKQVGKDHDLAMDLWASDCYDMKVIGVLIDDPKLITTEQMESQVEDLDFGMMVHVYSACGAPVAKTKFIDEMASKWVESDDPVRRRCAYGFVYELSKSTKKAAPDETYFMSFINQIEGSYKDEDSSVHLSMGGALMGIGKRSVVLNQAALKVANQIGPIAVNSGKTQCDPMDISKHLTSDYLKKKLGL
- a CDS encoding polysaccharide-degrading enzyme; translation: MKHNLKIWAALLITIQFVVGQAQSTDYRIGPNQALSQIDDVNWANLQAGDRVYIHWRNQPYKEKWVINAQGTAQNPIEIIGVNGPQGQQPVIDGNGATTVSSVNFWNEKRGVIKIGGSNTPSDGLPQHIIIDNLEVRSGYVDYSFTNDQGGTESYSNNAASIYVEKAANLTIRNCTLTDSGNGLFIGANGGQTQHILIEKNHIHGNGVINRFYEHNNYSAAIDITFQYNRFGPLRQGAGGNNLKDRSAGLVVRYNWIESGNRQLDLVDAEDSSVLVNHPSYSTTHVYGNILIEPDGAGNSQMVHYGGDGDIIADYRKGTLYFYNNTLVSTRSGNTTWVRLSTNDETIEAFNNIYYGTASGNRLALMGGNGTFNYHHNWIKTDYRNSHDTINGSVNNQGFNLTGTAPGFLNENTQDYGLTTSAPVIDQGDTIPQSLLPDHDVTQSYLKHQNAQIRPNDGTLDIGAYEYIIDFIFANGFD